ATGATTACCATGAAGTCTACTGGGAACCTGAGGCAAATAAGTTCCTTTGGAAGAGAATTGGAGGAGTAGCCACGTGAAATCCATACAGCTctggagagaaaaaataaaggcaGAGAAATGTTAATGATGGAAGAAACAGTGGCCAAAATAGTAGCTGACATTCTACTCCAACCCCACATGGCTTTGATGTTTCAAGGGACATGCAAAACCCTCATAGCCATGATGGGCAATCACACTTGACTAAGGTAATGTAGGTTCTTCTCCTTTTATTCCTTCAAGAAGCACATTCCTGACGGAGAGGCTCCCATATTTGTGACTGGAGGTGACGGCTATGATCATAAGGGACCAACATGAGGGACTATAGTGGTGGAATTACTCAGTATCGCGACTGTGGTAACAGACACAAAGGTGATAAATCCTTTCTTTCACAATGAACTTATTAAATACTGACAATTCAGCTCTTCGAAGCATAGAAGTAAAATGTTCTTTTCTAAACTTTTGTGTAGAAATAATGTGCGtaataaaaaaacattttaaaagttaaggGATTACTGACCGGACCCCTTAGTCTGAGCAGTCTGATTGCTTAGAATGTCTTTTCCTCACCAccattttctccctctttctccctctctatctctctcgccctgtctgtctctgtctgtctctgtctccccctacctctctccctacctcccttccctgtctctctctccctctctctctctctccccctacctctctctctacctccctccctgtctctctctccctctccctgtctctctccctctccatctctctgtctctgtctctctctctctgtctctccctctccctgtctctctccctacctccctccctctctctccctctccttgtctctctgtctgtctctgtctctctctccctgtctctccctctccctgtctctctctccccctacctCTCTCCCAAcctacctccctgtctctctctccctctgtctctctctccctctctccctctccctgtctctctctgtctctgtctctctccctgtctctccctctccctgtctctccctacctccctccctctctctccctctccttgtctctctgtctctgtctctctcttcctgtctctccctctccctgtctctctctccccctacctCTCTCCCAAcctacctccctgtctctctctctctccctctccctacctccctccctgtctctctctccctctccctgtctctctgtctgtctctgtctctcttcctgtctctctctccctctcccccaccactctctgtctctctcccataGATTCACATATTTTGGGGATAGGGCAGGCTGGAATGTAATCAGGCCACGACCAGTGAGGGAGGTCAGGTTTCGGGTATTACCCAGAGTCCCCATCAGAAGTAGTAAATAGGTCAGGTCACggggacagaaaagaaaaagatagcaCTGAAAGGACCGTCTATGGAAGGTGGCCCCGGAAGGAAAAAACAAGACCAGACCCACCAGCCCTGTCAGGTGCAGCTGGGCCTGCCCTAGTCTAAGTCGATCCTATGCTAGTCGCATGTCCCTTCCAAGAGGGAGAGTTCAGCTTAGGCCACATCTTTACAGGAAAAATTCTCAAAATCTGAAATGAACGAAGGGAAGACTTTGCCCTCCCGTAGTGGAAAGATCAATTGTCTCCTTGGCTTCTGATACCTAGGGATATTAGATGGGACACAGCTAAGGCAATTGGTCAGATAGAAGGGGAGCTCACAGTTTCTGGAAATGCACAATGCTAAGACAGAGAACAAATGACAGACACACATTTGGGAACTGAAAACGATGCGCAGTGAGTTGGTTACAGGTTGATATCTATTCTAGCACAGGTTATCCAAATTCATGTGCTATATATCCTTGGTCATCCAGATTCTTTAGAGAAAACTGACATCAAAAggaaattatttgaaaaaaaaaactgtactaaaataagaaaacagacattCCTAACCTTACTCTCTAAATAATACACCAACTGTTTGCGTGAACTTTACATTGTGTTAGAAACTAAAAATATTCCAGAAACCATTTACAGTGCTGCTGGCAGGACAGGTTATATGCAAATAATATGCCATTTTATATAAAGGGTGTGAATGTGAGAATTTAGGCTTCTAAGAAAGCCCTGGAACCAATCTCTCACAGATGCTAAGGGATAAATGGAATTTTGAATTTTAGCATTCCAAGAAATATCTCGAGTGTCAGAAAAATAGGTTTTTCGTTTAATTTCCACTTTCCTCAAATTTATGCCCCCTGCTGTCCCTTTTATTTCTTAGGCTTAACTTATTACAGGTtgatttttcaaatgtttattatATTCTAAACACGTCTTCTATATGCATGCCTTGCACGCACGCATATATTTCCGTGTTTaagcatgtgtgtctatatgtgagtATTTGAAGAAACAGAGtacggggggctggggatttagctcagtggtagagcgcttacctaggaagcgcaaggccctgggttcggtccccagctccgaaaaaaagaaccaaaaaaaaaaaaaaaaaaaaaaaaaaaacagagtacaAATGCCATCATGAAATATTGACAAAATGTTGATGAAGCAAGCTCTCAGGGGCTCTCTCGAGGATAATTTTCAAGAAGAGATGACCATATGTTGCTTTTTGGAAATAGCTTaagaacacagaaacagaaaaagatcTCCAAGGTGTTCAGGCCCTGTAGTATCCAGCCCTGGACTCAATGTTCAGTGGCTTCAGGGACTTCATTATGGTATAGCCATCCTCACTGCATGGGCAACAGGGTACCAATTAGAAGAACTTTCGGCCTTCAATAAATTATACAGGATAATTAAAGCTTCAGCAAAGTAGATCACTTGGGAACTAATTAGAAGTTTTTCTCAATAATTGGCAAATAACTTTAAATTTCGTTTTGCTTACAAGCGTAATGCATGTTAGACATAAGAATAGGGACGACTGTGGAAAAGAATGGAAAATCCACCATCCTCTTGTCACTTACTGTAACTATAACGAACATGTATTATTGAAGTGAAATTCCtgggtttctttggagactcggttgtgtcgtgtgatatttttctggaagctgactgatgagaggatgttttgctaaagcggATGCGAGAGGATGTTTTACTGAGGCAGACGTttgagaggacacatgatgtttgaaaAGAGTCTCCACGAGTGAAGCTTAGCaaagcaatataaagcaaaccaatacatgtgtgtcaccAGCAAAGCATAGAAAGGCagagcaaggcaaaccaatgttccagttcccactgtctgtgggttATGTTTATATTCTTTGTAGACATCGCGCATCCTTTCACTTGTCTGCTGTAGCAAAGCATCCTCTCACCTGGGTCTGCTTTGGGAAATCATTCTTTCACGTGTCTGCTTTAACAAAATGTTTTTCACCTGTCTTCCCTAGCAAAAGATCGTTATAACCCAAGTCtccaaaggaaacagaaattgccACTTTACACCAGATACTGTTTCTGTTCCTAGACAGCCTCGTCTTGATGGACCCCAGTTATGGCAAAGCCTGGAAGCCTTTTTTGacaattctctttgttttttttgggggggggatgaaGGGGGGAACAAGAGATAGAACATGGGAACATGAGACACAACTTACtgtggtggtggggaggaggaCAATCCCTTTTTGGTGGGTTGCGAAGATTTGGGGCATTTTACAAACAATAGGGAGAGTGAATCTTCACCACTCCACTCTCACCCgtggacaggtcatccagaccaaatgtgaacaaagaaataatgaaactaacagatattATGACTCAAATGGACCTAGCAGACAtccacagaacatttcatcctaacacaaaagaatacctccttctcagcccctcatagaaccttctctaaaactgaccgtACCATCAGTCACAGAACAAAtatcaacagacacaagaaaattgaaataaccctcTGCACCTTTTTAGACCACCACGGCTTAAAGCTAGACTtccaacaacagaaataacagaagGCCTACAAACACATGGAAACCGAACAATTCCTGGAACTTGATGACCACTGGattaagggagaaataaagaaaaaaaccaaagatTTTCTAgagttcaatgaaaatgaaggcacaacatacccaaatttatgggacacggagaaagcagtgctaagaggaaaacgcatagcgTTGAGCTCCAACGTAAAATGATTGGAGAGTTCTCATGTTAGatgaagaattgataaatgggacctcatggaactgcaaagcttctgtaaggcaaaggacgtaGCCTGTAGAACAAACCAGCAtaccacagattgggaaaaagtcttcaTTAACCCCACATTcaatagagggccaatatccaaaatatagaaagaactcaagaagataaccACCAAGAAACCAGACAACCCAATCGAAAATGAATTGCTTTTATACCCTGACAAGTTCCTCTTCTTGCCCATACATCCTTGAAGGATTGTTCTAGCCTGAAGGAAATGGCCTCAGTCAAATGTAAATACTGTTCACCATAAATTCACCACATAAGGATTTATGGTCATTGTTTATCTTCCAGAAATTGGCCGTGCTTTGTGTTACTTGCCTTCAAAAGGCactgaaaaataattttctctctGGCATGGTCTTCACCAGCAGtcctctcttctctatctctttcaTCTTCTTTTCCTACAATCGTCCTTGCTCCCCCAGTCATGGTTCCCATGTTGACCGACCTGACCttcagaagatgaagaggaataGTTAATAGTAGTACAGAAATTcgtggaatagaaaaaaaatcagtaaaacaaagattttattctttgaaaatataaaccATTCCCGTAAATCtaaccaaactaaccaaaagTAAGAGACAACACATAAATTGATAAAATTGAAGGTGAAGAGGGAAACAAAGATACTAATTAAATTCGGGAATGTATTAGAATATACCTTATCTTACACCTCACTTAACCAAAAGAGGTTAAAAGGAAAGAATAGATTTTCAGATGCAAGTAACCTGCAGAAACTAAACCAAGACAAGATAATTTATAGGCTTCTATGGCACACCCGTATCTAATGGGAACACTCAATGTCATAAAGCCAGTGCAGCTGCTTGACAAAAACCTGCGAGGCTGAGCCAGGAGATGTCTTACAGTCTTCTACTTTCGGTCTTGATCCCAATACGCTGCATGCACGGATGGGGCTTTTAATATCTGTACAACTTGGGATATTggattcatgaaaattttaggaGTCATTTATGTCTTTCCCAGGAGTGCTGCTTCTAAGCTTCCTCAAGAAAGTCCTGAGCACACTATccctccatcctccagggagaTGTCCTTGCTTGGCCCTCCTTGAAGATTAACCTTACACCCTCGAGGGTGACTCAAATAAAGGAATCACACATGAGGCTCCAACTACAAGATAACTCATGGAACATCTGCCTCAGGAACAGGATAATCTGAACAAAGTCAACTTAAAACAAGATTTGGTGGGTAGAGAAATTGGCAGCAGATCGTGTTAAAGACCTCTTCTTACTGTACACTCAGGCAATTATGTGGCATGTAAGATAGAGGGCTGCATATGACACGCCCCTCTGCAAAAAGACACAGCGACAAAGTTAGATTGGCTGGGGTTATCTCTGCCTTACACAGGGGCTCAAATTGATGGACAAAGAATGGTGTGGATACACGATAAAAGAATGAAGTGTTAAGACCTTCCTTTCTCAGAAAAGTTAGTTTGTGTAGGACTAGTGTGATGTCATACGATCTAGGAACAAAAGGATACCAAAATTAGACATATACATAAATTTTACagagatataaaatataaacattgtatTATGGCAGAAATTGAATGATAGCTGCAGCAGCCTTGGCCTGAAGATCTTTCTTGGTCCTGATGACAATTAACATTCTGACCATTAGAATTTGATAACACAGTGCTTAAGACATGGCAatctgcccaggctggcctggagattttctttctgtctagTGCCCTTGAAAACACAAGATTCTTGGGGGTTGTGGGCTCGATGAGGAAAAATGACTGTGTAAGGTAACTCTGTTGTGTCGCTGTTTATCAATAATGTCTAAACTTATGACCAAGAAGAAGTTAAAAGACACGTCTGGGGACAAAAATTATATGGTCTATGGCTCGGAACAACATGGATAAATCCTTGCCTAATGAGTTCTGTATAAATAATCACTCTGACTGCCAGTCAGTCAGGATAAAAgtcctccatcccccacccctgtgaCCCTTCGTTATCACTGTGCCTGTGCTCCTCTGAGGGGTCTGGAAGATCTGTAAATGTGTACAAAAAAATTGAAAcatcaataagaaaagctctgaCTTGGCAGATATCTAATTCCAGaaccccaggaggcagaggcaggcagatctagaGATCTAGGCCAGCCTAATTGACTTAATGAGCTTCCAGGTAGACAGAATTATATAATGCAGAAATACCATAGctaaaggagaaggggaaagaggaagaagaggatcaataggaagaggaggaagagaagaagaatagagaaaagaggagagagggcagggcaggagaggagagagaagataaATATTCTGATTACAAAATGTCCAGAACTGGCACTAGGAAGATagatcacatcttttttttttaagtgaaaggatttttttttcagtttcctcCCCTCCTCGGGTGTCCTCCATGCAATTCTTGGCCTGTCTGTCCTTGGGCTAAATCTTTTTCTGTACCACCTTAACCCTCTTAAAGGACAAACTTCTCCCAATACCCAGTGtgtgtacttttatttttagcattAGTTCAGCTTTCCTTAATAGTGTTTGTTCAGTTGGCCTTCATTTTGGAAATACCTGTTAAGACCCCCAGTGATCTTTATGTTTCCTTCAAGGTTTTCAGAAGACATAGCTTGGGCCGATTATTATGGATTCATCTTTGTAGACACTCTTGTTAGTAGCAAACTAATGTTTCCACACGTGTGTGCTTCTTTACCTGTACCGTTTGGAGCACGAGGCCGAGTGGGCCGTGCCTCCACAAAGGACCTCTGCCCTTGTCAAAGATTTGATTGTCCTGCTTTCCTCAGAACACATCTTGAAATTCAGGCAACTTCCATGGCTCACTCACGGACACTGTTGTTTATCTGAGTTACCTACAACCAGTGCATAAGGCAGTGCCGCCAAGCAGTAGGATTTCTGTTTTCTAGAACCTTAATTTTCCCTTTGAAACGGAATCATTCATATCTGTGAACAGGGTCTCTGTCACCCTCCTGTCCTGCCTGTCAGGGCATCATTCCAATCCTGCCTTACCATGTGGTTTATACCAAGTTGCTACTTTGCTTCGCTTGAAAAACCTGGCGGTCAGAGATGCATGAGAGGAGTCCGTGAAAGAAGAGGTCAGCTAAAGATTATTGTCACTGATGGTTTTCCAAAATTATCTTACCCTTCTGTTCATTACACTTTTCTGTTTCCCTATAATCTTGGCTGACATCAGTGGGGAAGGGAATTTCAGACTTAAATGAACCAAACTAAAAAGCATTTCGGTGCACATACAGATTACCTGGAGCATATTCATGAGCTTCTCAGCCCTATtatgcctccttccttccttccttccttccttccttccttcctttctttctttctttctttctttctttcttttgactaGTCCCAAGTACAGAGAGCTTAGAATTTCCCCGTCAAACCCTGcatctctgtttcttcttttcactTTCGTATGCAGCGCGATTAATCACTCCGCGATTTGCTCTCCATTTATCTCCCTGCTACATAGTTGTATCGGTACTTGCCAAAAATCTCTTTTTTAATGTGCGACTAAGATGAATAATATAAGTTTAGTGACACTTCTTTCATTCTTAACGCTGTGCGTTTGAAATACGGAAACTTCCACTTTGGAAGGTTAGCAGTGCTGTTAGTTGCTTCAGAAGAAAAATTCCACTTTGGAAGGTTAGCAGTGCTGTTAGTCGCTTCAGAAGAAACGTATTGTTGATCACACCATCGATGTAAAAACTCCTGGAGAGCTTTACGATGATCAACTTTGAGTTTTTTCTTCTACGTTATTTGTGATGAACATGTCTATAAGAATTCGAGTTCACGCAAAGTGTCTCTCGAATTTGGTTCCTTTGTACTGTTGGAGATTTGCATTTCTGACCGTTTCTGAGAAATTAACTcaagtatttttaaatgcattaatAATAGTTACTGATACTTTAAGTGGgagaataaaaagattttttgaAAAGATAAACAAGGAAAAATGTCTGGTttggagaaaatgaaacagaaattagTAAGTGGAGTTATGACAACCACCACGAACAACTCACAAAAAGATTTTCTCACACCTAGAGTTGGGGTTTTTACCAGATAGTCTATGGAGTCATTGTCAGCCTAGTTGAGAAACCACAACTAAGAATAGGCAAGCCTCGTGCCTAAAAATAGATaaccaagggggaaaaaaataccCAGTTGTATTTCGTTAGGCTTTTTGTCTCATACAGTATTGGGTGGgtacttttatttgtttgtttgttttactggtCTTTTTGCTTGCATATTACAGTTTCTAATTTTGTGTTTCtatggagtgtgtgtatgtgtgtgtgtgtctgtgtttcttctgtcttttcccccatttaagaaaaaatttggggttggggatttagctcagcggtagagcgcttgcctagcgagcgcaaggccctgggttcggtccccagctccgaaaaaaagaaaaaagaaaaaaaagaagaagaaatttggtgtttgtttgtttgtctggttgtGTCCTAAtgatagagagaaagaaatgggacGGATCTGTGTGGGTAGAGAGGCAGGGGAGGTTTTGGGAGGAGCTGAAGGAGGTGaaactgtgatcaggatatatcgtttgatttttttttttttctatagaaaagaggaaggaaaaagattgTTTTTGTGGATCTGAGAGTTGAgtacttttttaattaaaaagtaagaaTTGTGGTAAAGTTCCAGTCATTAATCTCTATGCTTCTGTCATTTCCACAATTCCCCTCATTTTCCGATGGAGATGTATTTAGCCTTCTAATTCTATTCTAAATGGCTTATTCCCATGCTGTGTATGTAACGTGGTCTAACTCAGTTTCCCTGTGTCTAATTTGTATGCTGAGCTTTTAGTTCAGATTTTACACTTTTAGCGAAAATTGTTCAGAGTTGGTAGATGAGCCAATCAATCCACTGACCTTTCTCAGAGTCGTCTTCAAATACTTCGAGAGCGTCATCGATGAtggtgcgtgtgtgcacgtgtgcacactcTCATGAAGGCAGAAGAGATCATTGGCTCATTAAGCaggctctgcttcctggccacgGAGTCTCAGGGCCTCCTGTTTCTCCCACTGATGGATTAAAAGCAGCCATTATAAAAGCTGCTTATATTGCACTTCCTGAAATAACTGAGAAGATTGCTTATTGTAAAGGGACTGAAGCCTTAGTGTTTTAATTTGTAAAAACTGGGAATCTGTGACTTTAATTTCTTCGAAGCCTACGTTTAACGATGGTTCTCGAAGGCTTTAAGTTCCCTTCCAGCACGACACCTGCCAGAggtaaagggaaagaaagggtacTATGATAAGGGGGGAAGCGAACCTGCTTAGAAATGGTTCTTCCGAGCAGACCCCATCTCTGTCGTCGGGAAATCGGTGGTCCGGTTCGGTGACGTCGGCGGTCCGGTTCAGTGACCTCGGACCGCAGTAGAGGTGGCTCGACCCGACTGGGTCACTCGGGCCTCTGCGGAATCAGCGCGAGTCAGCGGGAGGGGTTTGGACCATGAGAAACCTCAGGAGAAGCGGAGACTTGAGACCGAGGAGTGTTGAGCAGCCACCTCCACCGGCAGGCCCGTCTCAGATCTCATTGTGTGTTGGGTCCTAGTCGTAATCCCTCCGAACGTCGTGCGTCCTCTACAGATACAGATCTTGTCTCACTATGTGCTCCGCCTCGGCACACGGATCTGTCCTAGCAAAACTGCATGTGAGTGTGCGTCGGTCCACATCGCTCTGCCAGAGTCCGACGGAGCGGCCAGAAGCCACCGCACACCGCCGGAAGTCTTCTGCCGCGTTTCTCTCTGTGGGGTCCTGACAGAAGGAGCTCAACATCACGGTGTGAGGCAGACCGATACACGCGCGTGGTCAATAAAGAATCCTTCAGTGTGCGTCCTTTCGCGCGCCTGCTTTAGCAGGACATCCTCTCTCCCGTGTCCGCTTCGGGAAAACACTCCTTCGCCTGTCCGCCCCAGCAGAACACCGTCCGACACAACCGACTTTCCAGAGAACCCTTAGGTTTCCGCTTCGGGAATTTCCCGTCCCGCCTTTCTTCGTCAATCTGTTCGTCTGCTCGCTTTGCGTCCTGTCCCCGCCGTCCCCTGTCACGCAGCCCTGTCCGTCTCTGAGAGGGGAGAGCCCCCCACGGACAGCACCCGACCCCGACGCATTGAGTCACCGCAGAACCCGTCGCATCCCCTCCCGCCGAGGCCCGCAGCCCAGCTGAGAGGGTGGGATCCATAGGCAGGCGACGAACCGAGGTGGAGTCGAGCGGCCCGGCCTCGTTTTCCGAGTTAACAAACGTCTCACCGCCTCCTTCTTTCACGGCCTCCCTCTTTCGACGAAGCAACGACCGGATGGAAAACCCAGGGGGGTCGATGCGATCCAGCATCCGGGGGTCGCGCGATGAGGCAGCGGCCGGCGCGCACGCCCGATACCCTACCCGGGCGCGGATGCGAGGGCGTCGCGGGTCGAGGCAGAGACGTCTGGGCGGAGCGGAAGGTCGGAACCAACACGGCGGGGTCTCAACACGTCAGGGCGTCGGGAACGCTGGTCGGTCAGCACGCACCGGTCCTCCGAACACCCACCCCTGCTGCCGCCGGACCGAGCTTCCCGGAGCCTGGAGTCTGTTAAGATCCGTAAGGTCCGTGGGTGGGGCAGCTCGGGGGAGACCTACATCGAAGGTTCCGGAATAAGTCCCTAAACGACCCATCTCGTGCCCCGGGAAGGAGCCTTGTGAAACAGCCGTACTTCCCTGGCTCAGAGGTGCCCGCCCCACACCTACGCCCCGCACAGAGTAGGGACAGAACGCCAGGTCAAAAGGGACCAACCCTCGCGAGATCTCGTTCGCTCATACGCAGTGGACCTCTCGTGCCGTTCCACGTGTACGCCCGGCACGAGGACTCCCTTTTCTCAGTGGAACGGAGAGCGGTGGAGTCGTGCCAGTGATGGGGATCGGGGCGCCGAGGGGAAAGCCGGAGTAGTCATGCGGGACCCCGTTGAGGGCTTAGGTGGGAGAGCGGGGGTCGAAGAAGGCGAGGATGGCCAACGGAGGCCTCAAGCTCCGGATGCCCAGGCTGGCTCTCGAAGTTCAGCGACTGAAGGTGACCATGGCAACTTCCCTCGGAGTTGCCCACAGGACTCCGGGAGGCTGGCCGCTCCTAGGACCCCGGCCGCGAGCGGCCAGGCCGCTCTGGGTGGGCCGGGCCCGGGGAGTGCCGCAGGGTCCGGAGCGGCGGCTGCAGAGGCCGCCGTCATCGCCCACGGCGAGCAGGCGCCGCTCGGCCCGGGACCCAGCGGAGACACCGCGTCGGCGACCGGGAGTCGGCTCCTGGAGTTGTATCCTTTCCTAGAGACCGCGGCAGGGGCCGCGGGAAGCCAGGGAGGATAAGGCGTCCACGGAAGGCTCTCGGGGCGTGGTGCGCGGCTGACCAGGGCGAGGACGGACAGGTGCGGGGTGGGCGGTCACGACCGGACGAGGAGACCCCTGGCCTGAGGCGGGAGGCTGAAGAGCTTAGAACAAGACCGGAACCACCGGGAGCTAGGAGGAGGTGACGACCGGGCTCGGGTTCCAGGGAGGTTCACTGCCGGGCAGGACCGGTGGGTCTCTCCGGGCAAAGGTACGGTACGTGGCGGGTGGCGCCTTGACGTCACCTCCTCCCAGCTCCGTGACGGTGCCTTTCCGGACCGCGGTGGAGGCGGACATGGCCCGCAGGTCCCTGGTCGCCAACGCCCGTCGCCAGCAAGTGATGGTTCAGCAGGAGTTCACAGTGAATGATAGTATCCTGGCCGTGTCAGTATCCCAAAAGTCTGAGGGGATGGCCTCGGGGTCGGGAGGCAGTGCGCACCCTGGCGGTGCCCTAAGGGAGAGAGACCCTGGAGGATGAAATGTAAGCAGGAAGGCGCGGGGCGG
The window above is part of the Rattus norvegicus strain BN/NHsdMcwi chromosome X, GRCr8, whole genome shotgun sequence genome. Proteins encoded here:
- the Ctag2l1 gene encoding EKC/KEOPS complex subunit LAGE3-like → MRDPVEGLGGRAGVEEGEDGQRRPQAPDAQAGSRSSATEGDHGNFPRSCPQDSGRLAAPRTPAASGQAALGGPGPGSAAGSGAAAAEAAVIAHGEQAPLGPGPSGDTASATGSRLLEFSVTVPFRTAVEADMARRSLVANARRQQVMVQQEFTVNDSILAVRWTTEDPVLFRISINSFLDQLSLVMRNIQRLEFVAIVKRGRGRSRES